A genomic stretch from Flavobacterium humidisoli includes:
- a CDS encoding tRNA-binding protein, giving the protein MDLTWNEFERTDMRVGTILEVNDFPEARKPAYQLTIDFGSEIGIRKSSAQITKRYQKEDLVNRQIVAVVNFPRKQIGKFMSECLVLGAVGEEGDVILLAPDFKIPNGLRIG; this is encoded by the coding sequence ATGGATTTAACCTGGAATGAATTTGAGCGCACAGATATGCGTGTAGGAACTATTTTGGAAGTAAATGATTTTCCCGAAGCAAGAAAACCTGCGTACCAATTAACGATAGATTTTGGTTCAGAAATTGGAATTAGAAAATCATCGGCACAAATTACCAAAAGATATCAAAAAGAAGATTTAGTAAATCGACAGATTGTTGCGGTTGTAAATTTTCCAAGAAAGCAAATCGGAAAATTTATGAGTGAATGTCTTGTTTTAGGAGCTGTAGGAGAAGAAGGAGATGTGATTTTATTAGCTCCTGATTTTAAGATTCCTAATGGATTACGTATAGGTTAG
- a CDS encoding peptidylprolyl isomerase produces MENGIYAKFNTSKGSILVKLTHDLTPGTVGNFVALAEGNMENKVKPQGQKFYDGLTFHRVIADFMIQGGCPKGTGTGDPGYKFDDEFHPSLKHDRPGVLSMANSGPGSNGSQFFITHVATPWLDNKHTVFGNVVEGQDVVDAVAQGDNLESVEIIRVGEEAQKWNAIEAFIGLKGARLKREAALKAESEAKMEQLAAGFDKTESGLRYKMIQKGDGKRAEAGKTVSVHYEGSLENGKVFDSSYPRKKPIEFKLGIGQVIEGWDEGIALLQVGDKARFVIPSDLGYGPAGAGGVIPPNATLIFDVELMDVK; encoded by the coding sequence ATGGAAAACGGAATATACGCTAAATTCAACACTAGCAAAGGTTCGATTTTAGTAAAACTAACACACGATTTAACACCTGGAACTGTAGGGAACTTTGTAGCTCTTGCAGAAGGTAATATGGAAAATAAAGTGAAACCTCAAGGACAAAAATTCTATGACGGATTAACATTCCACAGAGTAATTGCAGATTTCATGATTCAAGGTGGTTGCCCAAAAGGAACTGGAACTGGAGATCCAGGTTATAAATTTGATGATGAATTTCACCCAAGTTTAAAACACGATCGTCCAGGAGTTTTATCTATGGCAAACTCAGGACCTGGAAGTAACGGTTCTCAATTTTTCATCACTCACGTTGCGACTCCTTGGTTAGATAACAAACATACTGTTTTTGGAAACGTTGTTGAAGGGCAAGACGTTGTTGATGCTGTTGCTCAAGGAGACAATTTAGAGTCAGTTGAGATTATCAGAGTTGGAGAAGAAGCTCAAAAATGGAATGCGATTGAAGCTTTCATTGGTTTAAAAGGTGCTCGTCTAAAAAGAGAAGCAGCTTTAAAAGCAGAATCTGAAGCAAAAATGGAACAATTAGCGGCTGGTTTTGATAAAACAGAAAGTGGCTTACGTTATAAAATGATTCAAAAAGGAGATGGAAAAAGAGCTGAAGCAGGAAAAACAGTTTCTGTTCACTATGAAGGATCTCTAGAAAACGGAAAAGTATTTGATTCTTCTTACCCGCGTAAAAAACCAATCGAATTCAAATTAGGAATTGGACAAGTTATTGAAGGATGGGACGAAGGTATTGCTTTATTGCAAGTAGGAGACAAAGCTCGTTTTGTTATTCCATCTGATTTAGGATACGGACCAGCTGGTGCTGGAGGGGTTATTCCGCCAAACGCAACTTTGATTTTCGACGTTGAATTAATGGACGTAAAATAA
- a CDS encoding MFS transporter, whose product MAVCTGLIVANLYYCQPLIVLIANEFKIPEASAGTITYLTQAGYAIGLFFMVPLGDKIERKRQILMTTFATVIALLIAATAKSFLVLQIASLLIGITSIVPQLILPLAASLSAPEERGKVVGTIMSGLLVGILLSRTLSGFIGQVLGWRSMFYIAAGICLMIFFVIQSKFPQNKPQFKGTYGQLIQSLFTLIKTQPVLREATAINVFSFAQFGAFWTTMVLLLSGEPFNFNSATIGLFGIVGASGALAAPLVGKLGDKGNSRIAVGYGCLLVLISFIVFYFAIESVIGIAIGIVFIDIGIQGVHISNQTRVYSLLPEARNRLNTVFMSLTFLGTAAGSAYGLMLWKWGGWHAVAIGCMVLSALSITVYGLTYKSKSKKAKA is encoded by the coding sequence ATGGCAGTTTGCACTGGTCTTATAGTTGCAAATCTTTATTACTGCCAGCCTTTGATTGTTTTAATTGCCAACGAATTTAAAATTCCTGAAGCCAGCGCCGGAACAATAACCTATCTAACTCAAGCAGGTTATGCGATTGGACTGTTTTTTATGGTTCCGCTTGGTGATAAAATAGAACGAAAAAGGCAAATTTTGATGACTACTTTTGCTACTGTAATTGCCTTATTAATTGCAGCAACTGCCAAAAGTTTTCTTGTTTTACAAATTGCTTCATTGCTAATTGGAATCACGTCGATTGTGCCACAGCTTATTCTTCCTCTTGCTGCTTCTTTAAGTGCGCCCGAAGAACGAGGGAAAGTTGTTGGGACTATTATGAGCGGACTTTTAGTTGGGATTTTGCTTTCGCGAACCTTAAGCGGATTTATCGGCCAAGTTTTGGGTTGGAGATCGATGTTTTATATCGCGGCCGGAATTTGTCTTATGATCTTTTTTGTTATCCAAAGTAAATTTCCGCAGAATAAACCACAGTTTAAGGGGACTTATGGACAATTAATCCAATCATTATTTACACTAATAAAAACACAGCCAGTTTTGCGCGAAGCAACAGCAATTAATGTTTTCAGTTTTGCTCAGTTTGGGGCATTTTGGACTACAATGGTTTTATTGCTTTCTGGCGAACCTTTTAATTTCAATAGTGCTACAATTGGTTTGTTTGGAATTGTTGGAGCTTCTGGAGCTCTGGCTGCTCCTTTGGTTGGGAAATTGGGAGATAAAGGAAACTCTAGAATTGCAGTTGGTTATGGCTGTTTATTAGTTTTAATAAGCTTTATAGTTTTCTATTTTGCTATTGAAAGTGTAATCGGAATTGCAATCGGAATTGTGTTTATTGATATCGGAATTCAAGGCGTTCACATTTCAAACCAAACACGAGTTTATTCGTTATTGCCAGAAGCTAGAAATAGATTAAATACGGTCTTTATGTCGCTTACTTTTCTAGGTACTGCAGCAGGATCTGCTTATGGTTTAATGTTATGGAAATGGGGTGGATGGCACGCTGTAGCCATTGGCTGTATGGTTTTGTCTGCTTTGTCAATAACCGTTTATGGACTTACTTATAAATCAAAATCTAAAAAGGCAAAAGCGTAA
- a CDS encoding cupin domain-containing protein: MMSLGTSKEFIKGDEIEWEVVGDGIKRKILAFDERVMLVNVHFEKGGIGVLHEHYHTQVTYIASGKFDVTINGVTETLKEGDSFYIPPHAIHGVVCLETGMLTDVFGPAREDFLKS, translated from the coding sequence ATTATGAGTTTAGGAACAAGCAAAGAATTTATAAAAGGAGACGAAATCGAGTGGGAAGTAGTCGGGGATGGAATTAAACGCAAGATTTTAGCTTTTGACGAAAGAGTGATGCTGGTAAATGTACATTTTGAAAAAGGAGGAATTGGCGTTTTGCACGAACATTATCATACACAGGTTACTTACATAGCAAGCGGAAAATTCGATGTTACGATAAACGGTGTAACAGAAACGTTAAAGGAAGGCGATAGTTTTTACATTCCGCCTCATGCAATTCATGGAGTTGTTTGTTTGGAAACAGGAATGCTGACTGATGTTTTTGGTCCTGCAAGAGAAGATTTTTTGAAATCATAA
- a CDS encoding cytochrome c: MKRKILSLTALILIATACSTKKTAVAETPPVGKEIKATELTPELAEGKNLYENNCAKCHKLFEPKKFTKEEWTPILVKMGKKAKLDETQMVSITNYIDSQL; encoded by the coding sequence ATGAAAAGAAAGATCTTAAGTTTAACAGCTTTAATATTGATTGCAACAGCATGCAGTACAAAAAAAACGGCTGTTGCCGAAACTCCACCAGTTGGAAAGGAAATTAAAGCAACAGAATTAACACCAGAGTTGGCAGAGGGTAAAAATCTCTATGAAAACAATTGCGCTAAATGCCATAAGTTGTTTGAACCTAAAAAATTCACAAAAGAAGAATGGACTCCGATTTTGGTAAAAATGGGTAAAAAAGCAAAATTAGATGAAACTCAAATGGTTTCGATTACAAATTATATCGATTCGCAATTATAA
- a CDS encoding alpha/beta hydrolase gives MKKLILLLSFIFFGISLSAQNIEYETKNNIQYYNTSVNKSDQYINERCVLDIYYPKNKTGFATIVWFHGGGLTGGNKEIPEALKNEGFAIIGVNYRLSPKAKAEKAIEDAAAAVAWTFNNIANYGGDKSQIFVSGHSAGGYLGMMIGLDKKWLQKENIDANQIAGLIPFSGQCITHFEIRRENGIPEKQPTIDKFAPLYHVRADAPPLLLITGDRELEMLGRYEENAYMARMMKLVGHTQTKLYELDGYDHGMTEPGFPLLIKEVNRILK, from the coding sequence ATGAAAAAATTAATTCTTCTTTTAAGTTTCATCTTCTTTGGAATTTCTCTTTCTGCACAGAATATAGAATATGAAACGAAAAATAATATTCAATATTATAATACATCCGTAAATAAATCAGATCAATATATCAACGAAAGATGTGTACTAGACATTTATTATCCAAAAAATAAAACCGGATTCGCTACAATAGTTTGGTTTCACGGCGGCGGATTAACTGGCGGAAACAAAGAAATTCCTGAAGCTTTAAAAAATGAAGGTTTTGCTATTATTGGCGTAAATTACAGATTGTCACCAAAAGCAAAAGCTGAAAAAGCGATCGAAGATGCGGCGGCGGCAGTTGCTTGGACTTTTAACAACATTGCAAATTATGGAGGTGACAAATCTCAGATTTTTGTTTCTGGACATTCGGCTGGAGGATATTTAGGAATGATGATCGGTCTGGATAAAAAATGGCTTCAAAAAGAAAATATTGACGCCAATCAAATTGCTGGGCTTATTCCGTTTAGCGGACAATGCATTACACATTTTGAAATTAGAAGAGAAAACGGGATTCCTGAAAAACAGCCAACAATTGACAAATTTGCTCCTTTATATCACGTTCGTGCCGATGCTCCGCCATTATTGTTAATTACGGGAGATCGTGAGTTGGAAATGTTGGGACGTTATGAAGAAAACGCATATATGGCCAGAATGATGAAATTGGTTGGTCACACACAAACTAAATTGTATGAATTGGACGGTTACGACCATGGAATGACCGAACCTGGCTTTCCTCTTTTGATAAAAGAAGTAAACCGAATTTTAAAATAA
- a CDS encoding PUR family DNA/RNA-binding protein — protein sequence MRENDMLEKEEIFSKVLRAGRRTYFFDVRATKADDYYITITESKKFTEEDGSFHFKKHKIYLYKEDFSAFAEILEEMTSYVLNHKGEEVISERHQKDFKKEYSSEKTESQRSSFTDIDFDDI from the coding sequence ATGAGAGAAAATGACATGTTAGAAAAAGAAGAGATTTTTTCTAAAGTATTACGAGCAGGAAGAAGAACTTATTTCTTTGATGTGAGAGCTACCAAAGCTGATGATTATTACATTACTATTACCGAAAGCAAAAAATTTACTGAGGAAGATGGTTCTTTTCACTTCAAAAAACACAAAATTTACTTGTACAAAGAAGATTTTAGTGCTTTTGCCGAAATATTAGAAGAAATGACTTCTTATGTTTTGAACCACAAAGGCGAAGAAGTAATTTCTGAAAGACACCAAAAAGACTTTAAAAAAGAATATAGTTCTGAAAAAACTGAAAGTCAAAGATCTAGTTTTACAGATATCGATTTTGACGATATTTAA
- a CDS encoding archaemetzincin, with product MKKLLLLIFVILFACNSKSDKNDYFEDISENDIKLFPPKPVDWLYSHKERGQSFEQFLNSKHIVPTKENNIIYLQPMGEFNSLQVKQIELVREYLEIFFQLKTKTLNDVSNDVIPKHARRIGPDQNEQFLAGFILDSVLKKEKPQNGIGLMALTEVDLYPKPEWSFVFGLASYRDRIAVSSIYRLYDKSLGNKDFTLCLERLLKICSHEIGHMFGLYHCIDADCVMNGTNSLQETDEHTLRLCSNCQRKLNSGLKYDNKKRLLELEKYFKENKLKEGLEFMEKDLKSIQ from the coding sequence ATGAAGAAACTTCTTTTATTGATTTTTGTTATTCTTTTTGCTTGTAATTCTAAAAGTGACAAGAATGATTATTTTGAAGATATTTCAGAAAATGATATTAAGCTTTTTCCTCCGAAACCAGTCGATTGGCTCTATTCTCATAAAGAAAGAGGGCAAAGTTTTGAGCAGTTTCTTAATTCAAAACATATAGTCCCAACAAAAGAAAATAATATTATTTATCTGCAGCCAATGGGTGAATTTAATTCATTGCAGGTTAAACAAATTGAATTGGTTCGGGAATATTTAGAAATATTTTTTCAGTTAAAAACCAAAACTTTAAATGATGTTTCAAATGATGTTATTCCCAAACATGCTAGAAGAATTGGTCCAGATCAAAATGAACAATTTTTAGCAGGATTTATTTTGGATAGTGTTTTAAAGAAAGAAAAGCCTCAAAACGGAATTGGACTAATGGCGTTGACCGAAGTAGATTTGTATCCAAAACCAGAATGGAGTTTTGTTTTTGGCTTGGCATCATACAGGGATAGAATTGCGGTAAGTTCAATTTATAGATTGTATGATAAAAGCTTAGGAAATAAAGATTTTACCTTGTGTTTGGAAAGATTGCTGAAAATCTGTTCACACGAAATAGGGCATATGTTTGGTTTGTATCATTGTATCGATGCTGATTGTGTTATGAATGGTACAAATAGTTTACAAGAAACAGATGAACATACCTTAAGATTGTGTTCAAATTGTCAGAGAAAATTAAATTCGGGATTAAAATACGATAATAAAAAAAGGTTACTTGAGTTAGAAAAGTACTTCAAGGAAAATAAATTAAAAGAAGGTTTAGAATTTATGGAAAAAGACCTTAAAAGCATTCAATAA
- a CDS encoding RBBP9/YdeN family alpha/beta hydrolase, with translation METQLLIIPGLGDSGEKHWQTFWHEKFQNSIRIVQDNWDEPILQEWLDRLNENISKLDKPTILVVHSLAVSLVLHWAEKHNNPNIIGAFLVAPADVDSPEHTPECTRNFSPIPLYTLPFPSVVVASENDPYASFERKKYFAEKWGSDFVNVGQQGHINSDSDLKYWEEGQLILKQLIKKIEL, from the coding sequence ATGGAGACACAACTATTAATTATACCAGGACTTGGAGATTCTGGAGAGAAACACTGGCAAACCTTTTGGCACGAAAAATTCCAAAACTCGATTCGTATTGTACAAGATAATTGGGACGAACCCATTCTGCAAGAATGGCTTGACCGATTAAACGAGAATATCTCTAAACTTGATAAACCAACTATTTTAGTAGTACATAGTTTAGCTGTATCATTGGTTTTGCATTGGGCAGAAAAACACAATAATCCGAATATTATCGGTGCTTTTTTAGTTGCACCTGCAGATGTCGATTCGCCAGAACACACGCCAGAATGCACAAGAAATTTTTCACCGATCCCTCTTTATACATTACCTTTTCCTTCGGTAGTTGTGGCAAGTGAAAATGACCCTTATGCTTCTTTTGAAAGAAAAAAATATTTCGCTGAAAAATGGGGAAGTGATTTTGTAAATGTGGGCCAGCAAGGACACATTAATTCTGATTCTGATTTAAAATATTGGGAAGAAGGACAGTTGATTCTTAAACAGCTTATTAAAAAAATAGAACTCTAA
- a CDS encoding alpha/beta fold hydrolase, with protein sequence MEHTEPNACMSIKDFESNLKQVHTDKYIETAQNVRLYVKDYGQGKPVILIHGWPLSNEMWEYQIDHLVQNNYRVIAYDRRGFGKSSQPWDGYDYDTLTDDLKEIIEQLELENVTLVGFSMGGGEVVRYFSRHGGKGVTKAALISSIIPFLLKTHDNPDGHPKEKSENTAAAIKEDRIAFIDNFGKTFFGVNIINKPLSTPLLEYYRALCSVASPRATLKCAESFSFTDFRDEIDFIKVPTLIIHGDDDKIVPIDLTSRKAAKSIANNTYIEYEGAPHGLFYTDREKLNEDLLAFLNS encoded by the coding sequence ATGGAACATACTGAACCAAATGCATGCATGTCAATTAAAGATTTTGAATCTAATTTAAAACAGGTTCATACAGATAAATATATAGAAACTGCTCAAAATGTGAGACTTTATGTAAAGGATTACGGTCAGGGAAAACCTGTTATTTTAATTCATGGTTGGCCACTTTCTAACGAAATGTGGGAGTATCAAATTGATCATTTAGTACAAAATAATTATCGTGTAATTGCCTACGACCGACGCGGGTTTGGAAAATCTTCTCAACCTTGGGATGGCTATGATTATGATACTTTGACTGATGATCTTAAAGAGATTATTGAGCAACTAGAATTAGAAAATGTAACTCTCGTTGGATTCTCAATGGGCGGTGGCGAAGTGGTTCGTTATTTCAGCCGTCATGGCGGAAAAGGAGTTACAAAAGCAGCTTTGATTTCGTCAATCATTCCTTTTTTGCTAAAAACGCATGATAATCCAGATGGACATCCAAAAGAAAAAAGCGAAAATACGGCAGCAGCAATAAAAGAAGATAGAATTGCTTTTATTGATAATTTCGGAAAAACATTTTTTGGCGTCAATATTATCAACAAACCTTTAAGCACACCTTTATTAGAATATTATAGAGCTTTATGTTCAGTGGCTTCTCCACGCGCTACTTTAAAATGCGCTGAATCTTTTTCATTCACTGATTTTAGAGATGAAATAGATTTCATAAAAGTTCCGACTTTAATCATTCATGGAGACGACGATAAAATTGTGCCGATTGACCTTACATCCAGAAAAGCCGCAAAATCTATAGCAAACAATACTTATATCGAATATGAAGGCGCACCTCACGGACTTTTTTATACAGATAGAGAAAAGCTAAACGAAGATTTACTGGCTTTTTTGAATTCATAA
- a CDS encoding GreA/GreB family elongation factor, translating into MKPTPTFCKSDYQFLRELILKSKNSTNTKEANQLSQELDRAVISKESELDSSVIRINSFVTIEDVKAKKQMKIQIVLPSAADVKQSKISILAPLSVAIIGFKENDEVDWELPAGIKTLKVIAVDNSAVHHS; encoded by the coding sequence ATGAAACCAACACCCACTTTCTGTAAATCAGATTATCAATTTTTAAGAGAATTGATTTTAAAAAGTAAAAACTCGACAAATACTAAAGAAGCAAATCAGCTTTCGCAAGAATTAGATCGCGCGGTAATTAGTAAAGAAAGCGAATTAGATAGTTCGGTAATCCGAATCAATTCATTTGTAACGATAGAAGATGTAAAAGCCAAGAAACAAATGAAAATTCAAATCGTTTTACCTTCTGCAGCAGATGTAAAACAATCTAAGATATCAATTTTAGCACCTCTAAGTGTTGCTATTATTGGTTTTAAAGAAAATGACGAAGTTGATTGGGAATTACCTGCTGGCATCAAAACTTTAAAAGTAATAGCTGTAGACAATTCGGCTGTACATCATTCTTAA
- a CDS encoding thioredoxin family protein — protein MARTESTMLPLGTVAPDFYLKDTNSNNIFSFEDLKGSKGTLVMFICNHCPFVHHVISEIVMIANDYRVQGLGVIAISSNDVIKYPQDSPELMTDFAMENKIDFPYLYDESQETAKAYQAACTPDFYLFDNQDKLFYRGQLDDSRPGNGIPLSGSDLRGAIDALIYNRSLKDPQKPSLGCGIKWK, from the coding sequence ATGGCACGAACTGAATCAACAATGCTTCCATTAGGAACAGTTGCACCTGATTTTTATTTAAAAGATACAAACTCGAACAATATTTTTTCTTTTGAAGATTTAAAAGGTTCGAAAGGTACTTTGGTAATGTTCATTTGCAACCATTGCCCATTTGTGCATCATGTAATAAGCGAAATTGTAATGATTGCAAATGATTATCGCGTTCAAGGACTCGGAGTAATTGCCATTTCTAGCAATGATGTTATCAAATACCCGCAAGACAGTCCAGAATTAATGACGGATTTTGCCATGGAAAACAAAATTGATTTTCCTTATTTATACGATGAAAGCCAAGAAACAGCAAAAGCATATCAAGCAGCTTGCACTCCAGATTTCTATTTATTTGACAATCAGGACAAATTATTCTATCGCGGACAGCTTGACGATTCAAGACCAGGCAACGGAATTCCTCTTAGCGGAAGTGACCTTAGAGGGGCGATTGATGCCTTAATTTACAACAGAAGTTTAAAAGATCCGCAGAAGCCAAGTTTGGGCTGCGGCATTAAATGGAAGTAA
- a CDS encoding ABC transporter ATP-binding protein, producing the protein MKELSYLNKYFIKYKYSFSAGILITIIAQIFSLFTPKLISKSLNAIENFDKLSVAEQNSEAVIASFRQDLVHNVLLIIGTTIVAGFLTFLMRQTLIVMSRHIEFDLKNEVFRQYENLSQNFYKQNRTGDLMNRISEDVSKVRMYVGPAVMYTINTFIRFAIVIIYMYNVSPLLTLYTILPLPILSYCIFKLSSEINKRSTTFQQYLSKVSSFTQEIFSGIRVIKAYSLENQHQNNMVDLAEESKRKSLSLARVQSLFGPLMIALIGISNLVVIYFGGVMYINGSIPNIGTIAEFILYVNMLTWPVASLGWVSSMVQEAEASQKRLNEFLKIEPEIKNNNENSSDIQGNITFENVSFTYKDTNIEALKNVSFTVKKGETLAILGKTGSGKSTILSLISRLYDVTEGKIKIDENEISTLNLNDLRNNIGIVPQDAFLFSDTIKNNIKFGNQNATDEEVFQAAKNAVVHDNIIAFNKQYDTVLGERGITLSGGQKQRVSIARAIIKNPTILLFDDCLSAVDTETEEMILNNLFEISKDKTTIIVSHRVSSAKNADKIIILEDGKIIQQGSHNQLINQEGYYSALYLKQLSEKELL; encoded by the coding sequence ATGAAAGAATTAAGCTATTTAAACAAATATTTCATTAAGTATAAATACAGTTTCTCTGCAGGTATTTTAATAACCATAATCGCACAAATATTTTCTTTATTTACACCAAAACTTATCAGTAAGTCCTTAAATGCTATTGAAAATTTTGATAAACTTTCTGTTGCAGAGCAAAACTCTGAAGCTGTGATCGCCAGTTTTCGTCAGGATCTCGTTCATAATGTGCTACTTATCATCGGAACTACGATTGTTGCAGGTTTTTTGACGTTTCTAATGCGCCAAACTTTGATTGTGATGTCGCGTCATATTGAATTTGATTTAAAAAACGAAGTTTTCAGACAATACGAGAATCTTTCTCAAAATTTCTATAAACAAAATAGAACGGGAGATTTAATGAATCGTATTAGCGAAGACGTTTCCAAAGTTCGCATGTATGTGGGGCCTGCGGTAATGTATACTATTAATACATTTATTCGTTTTGCGATCGTTATAATATATATGTATAATGTATCGCCACTTCTTACCTTATATACTATATTGCCTTTGCCAATTCTCTCTTACTGCATTTTCAAATTAAGCTCTGAAATCAACAAAAGAAGCACAACCTTCCAACAATACCTTTCTAAAGTTTCAAGTTTTACCCAGGAAATCTTTTCAGGAATTCGCGTTATAAAAGCCTATTCGCTAGAAAATCAACATCAAAACAATATGGTTGATCTTGCCGAAGAAAGCAAACGTAAAAGCTTAAGTCTTGCAAGAGTCCAATCTTTGTTTGGTCCGTTGATGATTGCGCTTATCGGAATCAGCAATTTGGTTGTAATCTATTTTGGAGGCGTAATGTACATTAATGGAAGCATTCCTAATATTGGGACAATCGCAGAATTTATCTTATATGTCAATATGCTGACTTGGCCAGTTGCGTCTTTAGGCTGGGTTTCATCTATGGTTCAGGAAGCAGAAGCGTCTCAAAAACGTTTAAATGAGTTTTTAAAAATTGAGCCGGAAATCAAAAACAACAACGAAAATTCATCTGACATTCAAGGAAATATCACTTTCGAAAATGTTTCTTTTACGTATAAAGACACGAATATTGAAGCATTGAAAAATGTTTCTTTCACAGTAAAAAAAGGGGAAACATTAGCGATATTAGGAAAGACAGGTTCTGGAAAATCAACTATTTTATCTTTGATTTCGAGATTGTATGATGTAACCGAAGGCAAGATCAAAATTGATGAAAACGAAATCAGCACTTTAAACTTAAACGATCTTCGCAACAACATCGGAATCGTCCCTCAAGATGCTTTCTTATTTTCTGACACTATTAAAAATAATATCAAATTCGGAAATCAAAACGCAACTGATGAAGAAGTATTCCAAGCCGCTAAAAATGCTGTGGTTCACGATAATATTATTGCCTTTAACAAACAGTACGACACCGTTTTAGGAGAAAGAGGAATTACGCTTTCAGGCGGGCAAAAACAACGTGTTTCTATTGCTAGAGCGATTATTAAAAACCCTACCATCTTACTTTTTGATGATTGTTTGTCTGCTGTTGATACCGAAACCGAAGAAATGATTTTGAATAATTTATTTGAGATTTCTAAAGATAAAACAACGATAATTGTTAGCCACCGAGTTTCATCTGCAAAGAATGCAGACAAAATTATTATACTCGAAGACGGTAAGATAATTCAACAAGGCTCTCATAATCAATTAATAAATCAAGAAGGATATTATTCGGCGTTATATTTAAAACAACTTTCGGAAAAAGAATTACTTTAA
- a CDS encoding sugar phosphate isomerase/epimerase family protein, which translates to MISRRNFIVTAGLATTAVLASPSFAFSMNKKEIGLQLYTLREELPKDVKGTLEKVTKAGYNNVETYGFSTKDQFWGLTPKEFKKILDDNGLKAASGHYNLGSFLYDGNTTELIASIEAAKTLKSEFLTVPWVDEPFRRNIEDYKKIAARVNEVAKMCKSAGLKLAYHNHDFEFQKHDGITGFEILLKETDKDLVFFELDLYWVIHSGNDPLKLFRENPNRFKMWHVKDKDKTNNDLNTEVGSGTIDFKPLFAAAKQSGMIHFFVEQENNFASNSFESIKTSCDFISKNLIS; encoded by the coding sequence ATGATTAGCAGAAGAAATTTTATCGTAACCGCAGGTCTTGCTACAACAGCTGTTTTGGCTTCACCATCATTTGCATTTTCTATGAATAAAAAAGAAATAGGTTTACAATTGTACACGCTTCGCGAAGAACTTCCGAAAGATGTCAAAGGAACTTTAGAAAAAGTTACTAAAGCGGGTTATAACAACGTCGAAACATACGGTTTTTCGACAAAAGATCAGTTTTGGGGATTAACGCCAAAAGAATTTAAAAAGATCTTAGATGATAATGGATTGAAAGCCGCTAGCGGACATTATAATTTAGGAAGCTTTTTGTATGATGGAAACACGACGGAATTAATTGCTTCAATTGAAGCTGCGAAAACTCTAAAAAGCGAATTTCTAACTGTTCCGTGGGTCGATGAACCTTTTAGAAGAAATATTGAAGATTATAAAAAGATAGCAGCTCGTGTAAATGAAGTCGCAAAAATGTGTAAAAGTGCAGGTTTGAAACTGGCATATCATAATCATGATTTTGAATTTCAAAAACACGATGGAATTACTGGTTTTGAAATCTTATTAAAGGAAACGGACAAAGATTTGGTCTTTTTTGAATTGGATTTGTATTGGGTAATTCATTCTGGCAATGATCCTTTAAAATTATTCAGAGAAAATCCTAACCGATTTAAAATGTGGCACGTAAAAGATAAAGACAAAACAAATAATGATCTGAATACAGAAGTTGGTTCTGGAACAATCGATTTTAAACCTTTATTCGCGGCAGCAAAACAATCGGGAATGATTCATTTTTTTGTAGAACAGGAGAATAATTTTGCTTCAAATTCTTTTGAATCGATTAAAACGAGCTGTGATTTTATTTCAAAAAATTTAATCTCGTAA